The following are from one region of the Mus musculus strain NOD/ShiLtJ chromosome 17 genomic scaffold, GRCm38.p6 alternate locus group NOD/ShiLtJ MMCHR17_CHO_IDD1 genome:
- the Btnl2 gene encoding butyrophilin-like protein 2, with protein MVDCPRYSLSGVAASFLFVLLTIKHPDDFRVVGPNLPILAKVGEDALLTCQLLPKRTTAHMEVRWYRSDPDMPVIMYRDGAEVTGLPMEGYGGRAEWMEDSTEEGSVALKIRQVQPSDDGQYWCRFQEGDYWRETSVLLQVAALGSSPNIHVEGLGEGEVQLVCTSRGWFPEPEVHWEGIWGEKLMSFSENHVPGEDGLFYVEDTLMVRNDSVETISCFIYSHGLRETQEATIALSERLQTELASVSVIGHSQPSPVQVGENIELTCHLSPQTDAQNLEVRWLRSRYYPAVHVYANGTHVAGEQMVEYKGRTSLVTDAIHEGKLTLQIHNARTSDEGQYRCLFGKDGVYQEARVDVQVMAVGSTPRITREVLKDGGMQLRCTSDGWFPRPHVQWRDRDGKTMPSFSEAFQQGSQELFQVETLLLVTNGSMVNVTCSISLPLGQEKTARFPLSDSKIALLWMTLPVVVLPLAMAIDLIKVKRWRRTNEQTHSSNQENNKNDENHRRRLPSDERLR; from the exons ATGACTTCAGAGTGGTCGGTCCTAACCTCCCAATCTTGGCTAAAGTCGGGGAAGATGCCCTGCTAACGTGTCAGCTCCTCCCCAAGAGGACCACGGCACACATGGAGGTGAGGTGGTACCGCTCCGACCCTGACATGCCAGTGATTATGTACCGGGATGGAGCTGAGGTGACTGGGCTACCGATGGAGGGGTACGGAGGCCGGGCAGAGTGGATGGAGGACAGCACTGAAGAGGGCAGTGTGGCTCTGAAGATTCGCCAGGTCCAGCCAAGTGACGATGGCCAGTACTGGTGCCGCTTCCAGGAGGGGGACTACTGGAGAGAGACAAGCGTGCTACTCCAAGTGGCTG ctctaggATCTTCCCCAAATATCCATGTGGAGGGACTCGGAGAAGGAGAGGTCCAGCTTGTATGCACGTCCCGAGGCTGGTTCCCTGAGCCTGAGGTGCACTGGGAAGGCATCTGGGGAGAAAAGTTGATGAGTTTCTCTGAGAATCATGTGCCAGGTGAAGATGGGCTATTCTATGTGGAAGACACACTGATGGTCAGGAATGACAGTGTAGAGACCATTTCCTGCTTCATCTACAGCCATGGCCTCAGAGAGACCCAGGAGGCCACCATCGCTCTGTCAG agagGCTCCAGACCGAACTGG CTTCCGTTAGCGTAATCGGACATTCCCAGCCCAGCCCTGTTCAAGTCGGAGAGAACATAGAATTAACTTGTCACCTCTCACCTCAAACGGATGCTCAGAACTTAGAGGTGAGGTGGCTCCGATCCCGCTATTACCCTGCAGTCCACGTGTATGCAAATGGCACCCACGTGGCTGGAGAGCAGATGGTAGAATACAAAGGGAGGACTTCATTGGTGACTGATGCCATCCACGAGGGAAAACTGACCCTGCAAATTCACAATGCCAGAACTTCGGATGAAGGGCAGTACCGGTGCCTTTTTGGAAAAGATGGTGTCTACCAGGAGGCCCGTGTGGATGTGCAGGTGATGG CGGTGGGTTCCACCCCACGGATCACCAGGGAGGTCTTGAAAGATGGAGGCATGCAGCTGAGGTGTACGTCTGATGGGTGGTTCCCACGGCCCCATGTGCAGTGGAGGGACAGAGATGGAAAGACAATGCCATCGTTTTCCGAGGCCTTTCAGCAAGGGAGCCAGGAGCTGTTCCAGGTGGAGACACTTCTGCTGGTCACAAACGGCTCCATGGTGAATGTGACCTGCTCCATCAGCCTCCCTCTGGGCCAGGAGAAAACAGCCCGTTTCCCTCTCTCAG ACTCCAAGATAGCTTTGCTATGGATGACCCTGCCTGTTGTGGTGCTGCCTCTGGCCATGGCTATCGACCTGATCAAGGTGAAACGGTGGCGGCGGACCAATG AACAAACACACAGCAGCAATCAGGAAAATAACAAGAATGACGAAAACCACAGGCGGCGACTTCCTTCTGATGAGAGGCTCAGATGA
- the Btnl1 gene encoding butyrophilin-like protein 1 precursor (The RefSeq protein has 3 substitutions compared to this genomic sequence), producing MMKGSPSVPPAGCLLPLLLLLFTGVSGEVSWFSVKGPAEPITVLLGTEATLPCQLSPEQSAARMHIRWYRAQPTPAVLVFHNGQEQGEVQMPEYRGRTQMVRQAIDMGSVALQIQQVQASDDGLYHCQFTDGFTSQEVSMELRVIGLGSAPLVHMTGPENDGIRVLCSSSGWFPKPKVQWRDTSGNMLLSSSELQTQDREGLFQVEVSLLVTDRAIGNVICSIQNPMYDQEKSKAILLPEPFFPKTCPWKVALVCSVLILLVLLGGISLGIWKEHQVKRREIKKWSKEHEEMLLLKKGTKSVLKIRDDLQADLDRRKALYKEDWKKALLYPDWRKELFQEAPVRINYEMPDQDKTDSRTEENRGEETVSSSQVDHNLITLSQEGFMLGRYYWEVDVKDTEEWTLGVYELCTQDASLTDPLRKFRVLEKNGDGYRALDFCSQNINSEEPLQLKTRPLKIAIFLDQEDNDLSFYNMTDETHIFSFAQVPFLGSPYPYFTRNSMGLSATAQP from the exons ATGATGAAGGGCTCCCCCTCCGTCCCTCCAGCTGGTtgtctcctccctctgctcctcctgctgtcTACGGGGGTCTCTGGAG AAGTGTCTTGGTTTTCTGTGAAGGGACCAGCTGAGCCCATCACTGTCCTGCTGGGGACTGAAGCCACCCTGCCCTGCCAGCTGTCTCCTGAACAGAGTGCAGCTCGCATGCACATCCGATGGTACCGTGCCCAGCCCACCCCTGCTGTGCTGGTGTTCCACAACGGACAGGAGCAGGGAGAGGTGCAGATGCCGGAATACAGGGGCAGGACCCAGATGGTGAGACAAGCCATTGACATGGGAAGTGTGGCTCTGCAGATACAGCAGGTCCAGGCCTCTGATGATGGCCTGTACCACTGTCAGTTTACAGATGGCTTCACCTCCCAAGAGGTCTCCATGGAGCTTCGAGTCATAG GTTTAGGCTCTGCCCCTCTTGTTCACATGACAGGACCTGAGAATGATGGGATCCGAGTGTTGTGCTCCTCAAGTGGCTGGTTCCCAAAACCCAAAGTGCAATGGAGAGACACCTCCGGGAACACGCTACTGTCCTCCTCTGAGTTGCAGACCCAAGACAGAGAAGGGCTCTTCCAGGTGGAAGTGTCTCTTTTGGTCACAGATAGAGCTATAGGCAATGTGATCTGCTCCATCCAAAATCCCATGTATGACCAGGAGAAATCGAAGGCCATCCTCCTCCCAG AGCCCTTCTTCCCCAAGACGTGTCCCTGGAAAGTAGCCCTGGTTTGTTCTGTCCTCATACTATTGGTCCTGCTCGGTGGGATCAGCCTTGGAATCTGGAAAGAACATCAAGTCAAAaggagagaaattaaaaaatggTCAAAGGAACATGAAGAAATGCTTCTGTTGAAGAAGGGGACAAAATCTGTACTGAAGATCAGAG ATGACCTCCAGGCCGACCTAG atcgGAGGAAGGCGCTGTACAAAGAAG ACTGGAAGAAGGCCTTGCTGTACCCTG ACTGGAGGAAGGAGCTGTTCCAGGAGG ctcctgtgAGGATAAATTATGAAATGCCTGACCAGGACAAGACAGACTCAAGGACAGAAGAGAGCAGAGGTGAGGAGACTGTCAGCAGCTCACAAGTAGACCACAACCTCATCACACTCTCCCAGGAAGGCTTCATGTTGGGAAGATACTACTGGGAGGTGGATGTCAAGGACACAGAGGAGTGGACATTAGGAGTTTATGAGCTGTGCACTCAGGATGCATCACTTACAGACCCCTTGAGGAAATTCAGAGTCCTGGAAAAGAATGGAGATGGATACAGGGCTCTTGACTTCTGTTCCCAAAACATTAATTCGGAAGAACCTCTGCAACTGAAGACACGTCCGCTGAAGATCGCCATCTTCTTGGATCAGGAAGACAATGACCTCTCTTTCTACAACATGACCGATGAGACACACATCTTTTCCTTTGCCCAGGTCCCTTTCTTGGGATCACCCTATCCTTACTTCACACGTAATTCCATGGGGCTCTCTGCAACAGCACAGCCCTAA